From a single Fusarium fujikuroi IMI 58289 draft genome, chromosome FFUJ_chr03 genomic region:
- a CDS encoding related to FK506 suppressor Sfk1, giving the protein MAVKGIFSYWWFPVISGLVWLGMLLGLLLEWQVNQHGRRYPTQSIHSDIAYISNVGADRLQPLFIVGCVLTSIFLDAAFLSERWLRHRGRLVPNTTLMEKVLSGLSIAFATVGTVGLICLSIFKTGKYSRLHNTFLALFIGGYLFSAVCICWEYQRLGINYREHRVLRMSFWVKLTFILLEVALIIAFGVCSLVKKRNPAAILEWVISFIFTFYALSFVIDLYPAVRTKSPDARFQKSNYMPSALSDSRSPSHGSRSNLDAPANGHHDVEMAQNSNRVPPRDF; this is encoded by the exons ATGGCTGTAAAAGGCATATTTTCATACTGG TGGTTTCCAGTTATTTCAGGCCTTGTCTGGCTCGGAATGCTTCTCGGTCTGCTCCTCGAATGGCAAGTCAATCAACACGGCCGTCGATATCCCACCCAATCGATTCACTCCGACATCGCCTACATCTCCAACGTCGGCGCCGACCGTCTCCAGcctctcttcatcgtcggctGCGTCTTGACCTCCATCTTTCTCGATGCTGCGTTCTTGTCTGAGCGATGGCTGCGACATCGGGGCCGTCTCGTGCCCAACACGACCCTCATGGAGAAGGTCCTCAGCGGCCTCTCTATAGCCTTTGCGACCGTTGGAACCGTGGGACTTATCTGTCTTTCTAtcttcaagactggcaagtATAGCAGACTGCACAACACGTTTTTGGCGCTCTTTATTGGAGGCTATTTGTTCTCGGCTGTCTGCATCTGCTGGGAGTACCAACGCCTTGGAATCA ACTACCGCGAGCATCGTGTCCTTCGCATGTCTTTCTGGGTGAAGCTCACCTTTATCCTGCTAGAGGTCGCCCTTATCATCGCCTTTGGCGTGTGCAGCCTCGTCAAGAAGCGAAACCCCGCCGCGATCCTCGAATGGGTCatatccttcatcttcacattCTACGCCCTCTCCTTCGTCATCGACCTCTATCCTGCCGTTCGCACAAAGAGCCCTGACGCAAGGTTCCAAAAGTCCAATTACATGCCTTCTGCCCTCTCTGATTCGAGGAGCCCCAGTCACGGGTCACGCAGTAACTTGGATGCACCCGCAAACGGTCACCACGATGTCGAGATGGCGCAGAACAGTAACCGTGTGCCTCCTAGAGACTTCTAG
- a CDS encoding related to kinetoplast-associated protein KAP, whose amino-acid sequence MVPSLTRPQGQLSPAEALHLAQQAPIILKGNPKAFSASPLVSLFSAAETPELWTIYENLIITCLRTGDDDSAHLCLERLLLRFGDENERVMALKGLIKEAEATNNSELQQVLKEYEDLLQQDGTNIYIAKRRVALLRSMGKTTEAIAALVWLLEFNPTDAEAWSELSDLYLSQGLYSQAIYAMEEVLVLVPNAWNLHARLGEVTLMAANETSDGSPQKYLASSVKRFCRSIELCEDYLRGYYGLKKGTDKILAEYAKLKKQSESDEFSLPDQQTLTKLNQAATAKLAEIVRRYGAQEPLWQGYNADEIAAARELLDKTSAEVVR is encoded by the exons ATGGTCCCCTCTCTCACCAGGCCACAAGGCCAGCTATCACCTGCTGAAGCTCTCCACCTTGCGCAACAAGCtcccatcatcttgaagggCAACCCCAAGGCCTTCTCGGCTTCTCCTCTTGTATCACTCTTTTCGGCAGCCGAAACACCTGAGCTATGGACGATCTACGAAAACCTCATTATCACATGCCTTCGAACAGGCGACGACGATTCAGCGCATCTGTGCTTGGAGAGGTTGTTGTTGCGTTTTGGCGATGAGAACGAACGTGTCATGGCACTCAAGGGATTGATCAAGGAAGCGGAGGCAACGAACAACAGCGAGCTTCAGCAAGTGCTGAAGGAATACGAGGATCTTCTGCAGCAGGATGGAACAAACATT TATATTGCGAAGCGACGAGTGGCTCTTTTGCGATCCATGGGAAAGACAACGGAGGCAATCGCGGCGCTAGTATGGTTGCTCGAGTTCAACCCTACAGATGCCGAGGCCTGGTCTGAGCTATCTGACCTCTACCTTTCTCAAGGCCTGTACTCCCAAGCTATCTACGCTATGGAAGAGGTTCTTGTGCTAGTACCAAATGCGTGGAAC TTGCATGCAAGGCTAGGTGAGGTGACGTTGATGGCAGCCAACGAAACAAGTGATGGGTCTCCTCAGAAGTACCTAGCAAGCTCGGTTAAGCGATTTTGCCGAAGCATTGAACTTTGCGAAGACTATCTCCGGGGCTATTATGGGTTGAAGAAGGGCACTGATAAGATTCTGGCTGAATATGCCAAACTCAAGAAGCAGTCAGAGAGTGATGAGTTCTCTCTGCCAGACCAGCAGACTCTTACAAAATTAAACCAGGCAGCCACAGCGAAGCTAGCGGAGATCGTTCGTCGATATGGGGCTCAGGAACCCCTGTGGCAGGGATACAATGCAGACGAGATTGCTGCGGCTCGCGAGTTGCTTGACAAGACATCGGCAGAGGTCGTCCGGTGA
- a CDS encoding related to APL5-AP-3 complex subunit, gamma-adaptin, 107 KD: MLTQFEKSLYDLIRGLRNHKGNEKEYIQKSLKECRAEVRSQDMDLKATALLKLIYLEMVGHDMSWASFHVLEVMSSPKYHQKRVGYLGAVQSFRPDTEVLMLATNLLKKDLGSTTPTVISLPIATLPHVITPSLALSTLQDLLPRLSHSHSNIRKKTLVTLYRLALVYPEALRAAWPKIKERLMDPDEDPSVTAAIVNVVCELGWRRPNDFLPLAPRLFELLVDGGNNWMAIKLIKLFATLTPLEPRLVRKLLPPLTNIIRTTPAMSLLYECINGIIQGGILGNSDDSGTDEIATLCVNKLRGMVMIDGDPNLKYVALLAFNKIVTTHPYLVSQQEDVILECIDSPDITIRIQALDLVQGMVTGDNLVSIVSRLMKQLKSSMPARDKSLPGTPPNDPNESEDEFAEPAPRPKAESAPLPDDYRIDVIGRILGMCSKDNYSSVLDFDWYIDVLTQLVRMAPASRKVDDDLGPVERARANVSEKIGDELRNVAVKVRVMRSTAVRSAEIILSQLNTDTPPGYKITSGALKSVAWVMGEYASQLAVPDEGLNGLLQLIPRTNNPEVLTTTLQAVTKVFATIVGDESEPWTAERKSRVSLLMARIIHVFEPLALHPSLEVQERAVEFTELLKLTAEAASSQPASTDDVEQDPPLLLTQAIPSLFNGWELNSVSKGAQLNIPVPVGLDLDEPIHANLAKLLSEADSITLATDDSDEFETYYHQKPPLTSIDSSAPAISRIAEPTEEYSTSYQQADEDTYLDADIVARRKAERLERNRDDPFYIPSNDTPRTSTPIHNILQSSNGPDLDIDSIPIMQLELSRAGTPAAQPPRPQPKPRQKVVIAADETLEGSASGGLRSYDSENNSDSFTKSKARKPKAKQTLLGVDSSGIGSFSLEGQPSTGFDYEQQQREEVEMQQAMKEVERLRLEMQRANERIQVAQGVDVEGTVVKKKKKKPKKDAGAEGAEGEEVKPKKKKKKAPRAAVLEEEGGDDSSARGVESPASGGEVAVAKKKKKKKRVAEIQDE; this comes from the exons ATGCTCACTCA GTTCGAAAAATCGCTCTACGACCTCATCCGGGGGCTACGGAACCACAAGGGCAATGAGAAGGAGTATATCCAGAAGAGCCTCAAGGAGTGCCGCGCCGAAGTTCGCAGCCAGGATATGG ATCTCAAGGCGACGGCGCTGCTGAAGCTTATTTATCTGGAGATGGTCGGACATGATATGTCGTGGGCGTCGTTCCACGTCCTCGAGGTCATGTCGTCGCCCAAGTACCACCAGAAGCGAGTTGGATATTTAGGAGCTGTCCAGAGCTTTAGACCCGACACTGAGGTTCTGATGCTGGCTACTAATCTGCTGAAGAAG GATCTTGGTTCGACGACTCCGACGGTTATATCTCTCCCTATAGCCACTCTTCCCCATGTCATCACCCCCTCGTTAGCGCTCTCGACATTGCAAGACTTACTACCGCGATTAAGCCACAGCCATTCGAACATTCGAAAGAAGACACTGGTGACGCTATATCGCCTTGCGTTGGTATACCCGGAGGCTCTTCGTGCAGCATggcccaagatcaaggagcgCCTCATGGACCCTGATGAGGATCCCAGTGTCACAGCAGCCATCGTCAATGTTGTCTGTGAGCTTGGCTGGCGAAGACCGAATGACTTTCTTCCTCTGGCTCCTCGACTGTTCGAGCTCTTGGTTGATGGTGGTAATAACTGGATGgccatcaaactcatcaaacTC TTTGCCACTTTGACACCGCTGGAACCTCGACTCGTGAGAAAGCTGCTACCTCCTCTGACCAATATCATTAGGACGACTCCTGCTATGTCGTTGCTCTATGAGTGCATCAATGGAATCATTCAAGGCGGCATCTTAGGAAACTCTGATGACTCTGGCACTGATGAGATCGCAACGCTATGTGTTAACAAATTGCGAGGCATGGTCATGATAGATGGCGATCCTAACC TCAAATATGTTGCGCTGCTGGCGTTCAACAAGATCGTTACCACACACCCTTACTTAGTATCTCAGCAGGAGGATGTGATTCTGGAATGTATCGACAGCCCCGATATCACTATCCGAATACAAGCACTCGACTTGGTCCAGGGCATGGTGACTGGCGACAATCTCGTGTCTATCGTGAGCCGCCTCATGAAGCAGCTCAAGTCGTCCATGCCGGCTCGCGACAAGTCACTACCTGGAACTCCTCCGAATGATCCCAACGAATCTGAGGACGAATTTGCTGAACCAGCCCCGAGGCCAAAGGCCGAATCCGCTCCTTTGCCCGACGACTATCGAATTGACGTCATTGGAAGGATCTTGGGAATGTGCTCCAAGGACAACTACTCAAGTGTCTTAGACTTTGACTGGTACATTGATGTCCTCACACAGCTTGTTCGTATGGCTCCCGCCTCTCGCAAGGTCGATGATGATCTGGGTCCAGTTGAAAGGGCCAGGGCCAACGTGTCTGAAAAGATCGGTGACGAGCTCCGCAACGTGGCTGTCAAGGTCCGGGTGATGCGATCAACGGCTGTCAGGTCAGCAGAGATTATTCTCAGCCAGCTCAATACAGATACACCGCCTGGATACAAAATCACTTCAGGGGCGCTCAAGTCAGTTGCATGGGTCATGGGTGAATACGCTTCGCAATTAGCTGTACCAGATGAGGGTCTGAATGGCCTCTTGCAGCTCATTCCCCGAACAAACAACCCTGAAGTTTTAACGACCACCCTACAGGCAGTCACAAAGGTTTTCGCCACTATAGTTGGGGATGAGAGTGAACCTTGGACGGCAGAGAGAAAGTCGAGGGTATCGCTACTTATGGCGCGCATTATCCACGTCTTTGAGCCTCTTGCACTGCACCCTAGTCTTGAGGTCCAGGAACGAGCCGTTGAGTTCACAGAGTTGCTGAAGCTCACGGCTGAAGCTGCTTCATCTCAACCGGCGTCGACAGACGATGTCGAGCAGGACCCCCCGTTACTCCTTACTCAAGCTATTCCCTCGCTTTTCAACGGCTGGGAACTCAACTCGGTATCCAAGGGTGCTCAGCTGAACATCCCAGTACCCGTGGGCCTGGACTTGGATGAACCCATTCATGCAAATCTGGCCAAATTACTGTCAGAAGCCGACTCCATCACGTTAGCAACAGACGACTCGGATGAGTTTGAGACATATTACCACCAGAAGCCACCACTTACAAGCATTGATTCATCTGCACCAGCCATCAGCAGGATAGCTGAACCTACTGAGGAATACTCAACTTCTTATCAGCAAGCTGATGAAGACACGTATCTGGATGCTGATATTGTTGCTCGAAGAAAAGCCGAGCGTCTCGAACGCAACAGAGATGATCCCTTTTATATTCCCAGCAACGACACTCCTCGCACTTCGACCCCTATTCACAACATTCTCCAGAGCAGCAACGGGCCCGACTTGGATATCGACTCCATACCTATCATGCAACTAGAGCTATCAAGAGCCGGAACGCCTGCTGCACAGCCTCCAAGGCCACAGCCAAAGCCACGACAAAAAGTCGTAATTGCCGCAGATGAGACACTCGAAGGCAGCGCAAGTGGCGGTCTTCGATCCTATGACTCGGAGAATAACTCTGACAGCTtcacaaagtcaaaggcTCGCAAACCCAAGGCCAAGCAGACTTTACTTGGCGTAGACTCGAGCGGGATTGGCTCCTTCAGTCTTGAAGGCCAACCGTCAACAGGCTTCGACTATGAGCAGCAACAGCGCGAGGAAGTTGAGATGCAGCAAGCCATGAAAGAAGTCGAGCGACTCCGCCTCGAGATGCAGCGCGCGAACGAGCGCATTCAGGTGGCACAGGGCGTCGATGTCGAGGGCACagttgtcaagaagaagaaaaagaagcccaagaaggatgCTGGTGCCGAGGGAGCAGAGGGCGAAGAAGtaaagccaaagaagaagaagaagaaggctccgCGGGCTGCGGTcctggaggaagagggcGGTGATGATAGCAGTGCTCGTGGCGTCGAGTCTCCTGCTTCTGGTGGTGAAGTGGCtgttgcca
- a CDS encoding related to kinetoplast-associated protein KAP translates to MGVLVPSKSSQRSEHMAWLRDAGNFGDRALCCSHSHLTRLKQRPSSRAPTSGTRPTETSASGTTSYSDDSSQETSQDYTDSEEDLYDDEYDDDDGLGPSDSASTSDHDQHYRHHLSQRQHQLPPHQLPPQPQYPPPHHQQLAHHQQLPGRQPPPHQLQPRQQGPPQDLYQPEEEPRQSYRRPRRDRAAPPTANLEDPRGYGAYGRGAYGHPQPSGRPGPGQMYGRGQQPGYQNQMGPYMGYPANSQMVPFGYGDPASPYGAGYGGEGRGMYDLMPYQQPPSGYYGAVQPHPLYGPPHMAGIPPGQLTTPPPPPPTEAPAKPATPAPPKEDPEKIRLEAEIAAFKAMEEKVKAAEKQKEAEAQIRREAEEAFTRRMEDMRLAQEEAKKEIERARLEAEKAARERMEAERKAEEKRAQEHARAMAEAEEKARLRFEAEMKAAEDRRKAEAEARIQAEEEARKKFEAAAKAAEEQRQAEAAARAQAEREAREKYEAEMKAAAEQRKAEAEAKAKAEEEARLKLEAELRAAEERGKREAEERVRAEREARMKFEAELRAAEEKRQKEEEERKRAEELARVRFEKALQEEAEAKAAAAKKAQEEAERLMRLEQEAKEAAAKKAAEEAEKLKKLEEETRAKAEAETLKKIEEENKKAAEAAAAEEAAKKAAAELKTKIEEETKVKLEESKKKAEQAPIRFKDAVGRKFSFPFHLCATWQGMEDLIKQAFMQVDVLGPHVMEGHYDLIGPDGEIILPSVWEKVVQPDWAITMTMWPMDKMPPLGHPKMPGPGMHGHKHGGPIPIPPRPMGAGMRPPMMPPGGMPPGGVRPPAGWPVGGGARPDMPMPPNVVTVGPNTGKSSKHKKASKDHSGMAGFLFGKPQKKKPSKK, encoded by the exons ATGGGTGTTTTGGTGCCCAGCAAGTCTTCACAGCGCAGCGAGCACATGGCATGGCTTCGCGATGCAGGAAACTTTGGTGATCGAGCGTTGTGTTG CTCACACTCTCATCTTACCAGGCTCAAACAACGCCCTTCTTCCAGAGCCCCTACCTCCGGTACTCGTCCTACTGAGACGTCCGCCTCTGGGACAACATCTTACAGCGACGATTCTTCGCAGGAGACCAGCCAGGACTACACCGACTCTGAAGAAGACCTTTACGACGACGAatacgacgacgacgacggtcTTGGCCCGTCTGACTCTGCTTCAACTAGCGACCACGATCAACATTATCGTCATCACCTCTCTCAGCGTCAGCATCAGCTCCCTCCTCACCAGCTTccgcctcaacctcaatatCCACCACCACACCATCAGCAGCTTGCTCATCACCAGCAATTGCCTGGTCGCCAACCGCCACCCCATCAATTGCAACCCCGTCAACAAGGTCCTCCCCAGGATCTTTACCAACCTGAAGAGGAGCCTAGACAGTCTTATCGTCGACCGCGGCGCGATCGTGCAGCGCCACCCACCGCCAATCTGGAAGATCCTCGTGGGTATGGCGCCTATGGCCGTGGCGCATATGGGCATCCCCAACCCAGCGGGCGCCCTGGCCCGGGTCAAATGTACGGCAGAGGCCAGCAACCAGGATACCAAAACCAAATGGGACCCTATATGGGATACCCTGCGAACAGCCAGATGGTGCCGTTTGGCTACGGTGACCCTGCCAGCCCTTACGGTGCTGGCTATGGAGGAGAAGGTAGAGGCATGTATGATCTGATGCCTTACCAACAACCTCCAAGTGGTTACTATGGCGCCGTACAGCCTCATCCCCTCTACGGGCCACCCCACATGGCTGGAATACCACCTGGGCAACTCACTacaccacctcctcctccgcctaCTGAGGCTCCTGCCAAGCCAGCCACACCCGCTCCTCCAAAAGAGGATCCGGAGAAGATTCGATTGGAAGCTGAGATTGCTGCGTTTAAGGCTATGGAGGAGAAAGTCAAGGCTGCCGAAAAGCAAAAGGAAGCTGAGGCGCAAATCCgaagagaagctgaggaAGCCTTCACTCGAAGAATGGAGGATATGAGACTGGCCcaagaggaagccaagaaagAGATCGAAAGGGCCAGGCTTGAGGCAGAAAAGGCTGCCCGAGAAAGAATGGAAGCCGAACGAAAGGCTGAAGAGAAACGCGCCCAGGAACACGCGCGCGCTATGGCAGAAgccgaggagaaggctcGTCTCAGATTCGAAGCAGAGATGAAGGCCGCTGAAGACCGAAgaaaggcagaggcagaggctcgtatccaagctgaagaagaagccagaaagAAGTTCGAGGCTGCAGCGAAGGCAGCTGAAGAACAACGACAGGCTGAGGCTGCGGCGCGCGCACAAGCAGAAAGGGAGGCCCGAGAGAAGTATGAGGCCGAGATGAAGGCAGCCGCCGAACAGCGCAAAGCGGAGGCggaagccaaggccaaggccgaagaagaggctcgTCTGAAGCTCGAGGCTGAATTGAGGGCAGCGGAGGAGCGTGGTAagagagaagctgaagagaggGTCAGGGCCGAAAGAGAAGCTCGAATGAAATTTGAGGCTGAACTGAgggctgctgaggagaagaggcagaaggaggaggaagagcgaAAGCGTGCTGAAGAGCTTGCTCGAGTTCGCTTTGAGAAGGCACTAcaagaggaagctgaggcAAAGGCCGCAGCCGCGAAGAAGGCCCAAGAGGAAGCCGAGCGCCTCATGAGACTTGAGCAAGAGGCTAAGGAAGCCGCCGCAAAGAAAGCGGCCgaggaagctgagaagctcaagaagctcgaagaagaaaCTCGCGCGAAGGCCGAGGCTGAGACCCTTAAGAAAATTGAGGAGGAAAATAAGAAGGCAGCAGAAGCTGCCGCAGCCGAGGAAGCCGCTAAGAAAGCCGCCGCAGAACTTAAGACGAAAATTGAAGAGGAGACAAAGGTCAAGCTCGAAGAGTctaagaagaaggctgagcagGCCCCAATCCGATTCAAGGATGCGGTTGGTCGAAAGTTCAGCTTCCCTTTCCACTTGTGTGCCACTTGGCAG GGTATggaagatctcatcaagcagGCTTTCATGCAAGTTGATGTTTTGGGCCCTCATGTAATGGAAGGACACTATGATCTTATCGGCCCCGATGGCGAGATCATCCTGCCATCCGTTTGGGAGAAGGTGGTTCAGCCTGACTGGGCTATCACCATGACGATGTGGCCAATGGATAAGATGCCTCCGCTGGGACACCCCAAGATGCCTGGCCCGGGCATGCATGGACACAAGCACGGTGGCCCTATTCCTATTCCACCCCGTCCCATGGGCGCAGGCATGCGACCTCCTATGATGCCCCCTGGCGGTATGCCACCTGGAGGAGTTCGACCACCCGCGGGATGGCCTGTCGGAGGAGGTGCTCGACCTGATATGCCAATGCCGCCCAACGTTGTCACAGTTGGCCCTAATACTGGCAAGTCCAGTAAGCACAAGAAGGCTTCCAAGGATCACTCAGGAATGGCAGGTTTTCTGTTTGGCAAAcctcaaaagaagaa GCCTAGCAAGAAATGA
- a CDS encoding probable cyclin-dependent ser/thr protein kinase KIN28 → MALSPVVTHTVEATQPQSFGRAISSPLKNVTSQTSSSNGTPMPPVTSAPAPTSIPTTLDLAEQMNDEEKRKYVKGKKLGEGTYAVVFLGHLRSKPTTLVAIKKIKVQKEYDEGMAPDAVRELKHLQELSHPNIISLLSVFSSKDQNLNLVLEYLPRGDLEMLIRDTESVRYGAADIKTWMGMLTRAVWFCHENFVLHRDIKPNNLLIADDGEVKLADFGLARSFADPHQLMSSRVITRWYRPPELLFDAKHYSGAVDVWSVGTVFAELIMRAPYLPGNTDLDQVRLVCELVGTPTDDNWPGVTKLPGYAVPGQHPVRGKDWYEMRFGTVGSDGVDLLMKTLILDPKKRITARGMLEHPWWHSEPKPTRKQDLPRKGGAGADDKMGADLKRRPGVIRVSILGRSDIYRIRRRIRDKVAKDIACSK, encoded by the exons atGGCGCTCTCACCAGTCGTAACGCACACCGTTGAAGCGACGCAGCCGCAAAGCTTCGGGCGCGCAATCTCTTCGCCTCTAAAGAACGTTACTTCGCAaacatcttcttccaatGGAACACCTATGCCTCCTGTCACTTCAGCGCCTGCGCCGACGAGTATTCCCACGACTCTCGATCTTGCAGAGCAGATgaacgatgaggagaagcgcAAATACGTCAAGG GCAAGAAGCTCGGTGAGGGTACATACGCCGTTGTCTTCCTAGGCCACTTGCGCTCCAAGCCCACCACTCTCgtcgccatcaagaagatcaaggtccAGAAGGAATACGATGAGGGCATGGCCCCCGATGCCGTCCGCGAATTGAAGCACCTCCAGGAGCTCTCCCACCCAAACATCATCTCTCTCCTTTCCGTATTCTCGTCAAAAGATCAgaacctcaacctcgtccTCGAGTACCTTCCCCGTGGCGATCTAGAAATGCTTATTCGCGATACCGAATCCGTGCGCTACGGTGCCGCTGACATCAAGACATGGATGGGCATGCTCACCCGTGCCGTTTGGTTCTGCCACGAGAATTTTGTTCTCCATCGTGATATCAAGCCAAACAACTTGTTGAtcgctgatgatggtgaagtCAAGCTTGCTGATTTTGGTCTTGCGCGAAGCTTCGCCgatcctcatcaactcatGTCCTCACGCGTAATCACTCGCTGGTACCGACCGCCTGAGCTTCTCTTCGACGCGAAGCACTACAGCGGTGCTGTTGATGTCTGGTCTGTTGGCACTGTGTTCGCTGAACTCATTATGCGTGCGCCTTATCTTCCCGGTAACACAGACCTTGACCAAGTTCGACTGGTCTGCGAACTTGTCGGTACGCCCACCGATGATAACTGGCCTGGTGTCACTAAACTTCCTGGCTATGCTGTTCCTGGACAACACCCGGTCCGTGGTAAGGACTGGTATGAGATGCGCTTCGGTACTGTTGGTTCCGACGGTGTGGACCTGCTAATGAAGACACTTATTCTCGACCCCAAGAAGCGCATCACTGCCCGTGGTATGCTTGAGCATCCTTGGTGGCATTCTGAGCCTAAGCCTACCCGCAAGCAAGATTTGCCTCGAAAGGGTGGCGCAGGGGCTGATGACAAGATGGGCGCTGATCTAAAGCGAAGACCAGGC GTAATTCGGGTGAGCATTCTTGGGCGTTCGGATATATACAGAATAAGGAGACGAATACGCGACAAAGTCGCAAAGGACATAGCTTGCTCAAAATAG
- a CDS encoding probable ABP140-actin filament-binding protein, protein MASSAPSGEAIASPTLESIPVQGMAALDVKDPVTEAVTEAAVPETQAAEVPPHRSHDPTNNLKRSDPFQFGSRYLNEGDDVFEFNAWDHVETDDAYKEYAEEQYAKQRQHPVSDFEKRKFSQDPARWWNLFYKNNAANFFKNRKWLQQEFPVLAEVTKEDAGPKVILEIGAGAGNTAFPVLAENKNPQLKIHACDYSKTAVEVIRKNEAYNPEVIQADVWDVTSDDLPPGLEEGSVDVAVLIFIFSALSPDQWAKAVHNVHRVLKPGGLVCFRDYGRGDLAQVRFRKGRYLDENFYIRGDGTRVYFFDRDQLADIWTGRMAGEDVKATLESAITDSTAVAENGTDATQNPDIEETKTEIPLFEVEKLGVDRRLLVNRASKLKMYRCWLQGRFRKK, encoded by the exons ATGGCGTCTTCAGCGCCAAGTGGCGAGGCCATCGCGAGCCCAACACTCGAGTCGATTCCTGTCCAGGGCATGGCCGCGTTGGACGTCAAGGATCCGGTCACAGAGGCCGTCACCGAAGCTGCCGTGCCCGAGACACAGGCTGCTGAGGTGCCGCCTCATCGATCGCATGACCCTACCAACAACTTGAAGCGGAGTGATCCCTTCCAGTTCGGTAGCCGGTACTTgaatgaaggagatgatgtcTTCGAGTTCAATGCCTGGGACCACGTTGAGACTGACGATGCATACAAGGAGTATGCTGAGGAGCAATACGCGAAGCAGCGTCAGCATCCTGTCTCGGACTTTGAAAAGA GAAAGTTCAGCCAGGACCCTGCTAGATGGTGGAATTTGTTCTACAAGAACAATGCTGCCAACTTTTTCAAAAATCGCAAATGGCTCCAACAGGAATTCCCTGTCCTGGCCGAGGTAACCAAGGAAGACGCCGGTCCCAAGGTCATACTGGAGATTGGTGCTGGAGCCGGTAATACGGCCTTCCCTGTCTTGGCTGAGAATAAGAACCCACAACTGAAGATCCATGCCTGCGACTACTCAAAGACAGCCGTAGAGGTCATTCGCAAGAATGAAGCGTACAATCCTGAGGTTATCCAGGCTGACGTATGGGATGTCACCAGTGATGACTTGCCGCCTGGACTCGAGGAAGGCTCCGTAGATGTCGCCGTGTTGAttttcatcttctccgcTTTGTCGCCCGATCAATGGGCCAAGGCTGTTCACAACGTCCACCGAGTACTCAAGCCGGGAGGCCTGGTCTGCTTCCGAGACTATGGAAGAGGAGATCTGGCCCAGGTCCGGTTCCGCAAGGGTCGATACCTGGACGAAAACTTTTACATCCGAGGCGACGGCACACGTGTTTATTTCTTTGACAGGGATCAGCTCGCCGATATCTGGACTGGCAGGATGGCCGGCGAAGATGTCAAGGCTACCCTAGAATCTGCCATTACCGACTCGACAGCTGTGGCCGAGAATGGCACAGATGCTACTCAGAACCCAGACATagaggagaccaagacagAGATACCCCTGTTCGAGGtggagaagcttggtgttgaccgACGATTGCTCGTCAACAGAgcctccaagctcaagatgtaTAGATGCTGGCTGCAAGGTCGGTTCAGAAAGAAATAG